A genomic region of Thermotoga sp. Ku-13t contains the following coding sequences:
- the fliM gene encoding flagellar motor switch protein FliM: MSDILSQDEIDRLLQALKSGELSAEEIKREEKKVKVYDFRRPSKFSKEHIRVFDMIHENFARSVSTYLSGRVRTFVSINLASIDQITYEEFIRSLPAPAFIVVFSAPEFAGSAILEMNLELFYTILDLILGGPGIPNVKRPPSEIEISIMRKEIMNILANLAQAWSDVFSFSPTIESIENNPQFVQIAPPSEMVLLVSLFLTIGKTEGFMNVCWPSSLTEPFMDRLSSRNWFKVAKKEQISEKLQKDLLTNLNQMSTVLSAVLGEAILTVREVLELEVGDVIRLKSHKDEDIVVNVQGKPKFLARPGTYKGYRAVRITKIIEPEVEE; the protein is encoded by the coding sequence TTGTCCGACATCCTCAGCCAGGATGAAATAGATCGGCTGTTGCAGGCACTGAAATCTGGAGAACTCTCGGCCGAGGAAATTAAGCGGGAAGAAAAGAAGGTCAAGGTCTACGATTTCAGAAGACCAAGCAAATTTTCGAAGGAACACATCCGCGTGTTCGACATGATACATGAGAACTTCGCGCGCTCGGTCTCAACTTACCTGTCTGGTAGAGTGAGAACCTTCGTGAGCATAAACCTGGCGAGCATAGACCAGATCACCTACGAAGAGTTCATAAGGTCTTTGCCAGCCCCAGCGTTCATAGTTGTTTTTTCGGCTCCCGAATTTGCTGGTAGTGCGATTCTCGAAATGAACCTCGAGCTGTTTTACACGATCCTGGATCTGATCCTCGGAGGACCTGGCATTCCGAACGTCAAGCGACCCCCTTCAGAGATAGAGATAAGCATCATGAGAAAGGAGATCATGAACATCCTTGCGAACCTGGCACAGGCATGGAGCGACGTCTTCAGTTTCTCGCCGACGATAGAGAGCATCGAGAACAATCCGCAGTTCGTACAGATAGCCCCGCCGAGCGAGATGGTCCTTCTGGTTTCCCTCTTCCTGACCATTGGAAAGACTGAAGGTTTCATGAACGTATGCTGGCCGTCATCTCTAACGGAACCGTTCATGGACCGATTGAGTTCCCGTAACTGGTTCAAGGTGGCTAAGAAAGAACAGATTTCCGAAAAACTGCAAAAGGATCTGCTGACCAACCTGAACCAGATGAGCACCGTTTTGAGTGCGGTGCTCGGCGAAGCGATTCTGACGGTGCGGGAAGTGCTGGAACTGGAAGTTGGGGATGTGATCAGATTGAAGTCCCACAAAGACGAAGACATCGTGGTGAACGTTCAGGGTAAGCCCAAGTTTCTGGCGAGACCCGGAACTTACAAAGGCTACAGGGCTGTGAGGATCACCAAGATCATCGAACCGGAGGTGGAAGAATGA
- a CDS encoding flagellar basal body-associated FliL family protein, giving the protein MADEEVKETKKRGIGGLLMSIIVPAVVAIGATAVTIMLLGTNLTQPKQQTVQQAPTEIKAVVIQPGTYTTFMLKGGKEVAVIDSLTLTVASDACRAAIAERRDMIMDSLMLIFLSKEKSELNTAAGIELLKKQIRAMVNEVTGFTGERERLGVIGVYLYIKAISSVE; this is encoded by the coding sequence GTGGCTGACGAAGAGGTCAAGGAAACCAAGAAGAGGGGCATAGGTGGTTTACTGATGTCGATCATCGTTCCGGCCGTTGTTGCCATTGGTGCAACCGCTGTCACGATCATGCTGCTGGGCACGAACCTGACACAGCCAAAACAGCAAACAGTTCAGCAAGCCCCAACCGAGATCAAGGCAGTGGTCATTCAACCCGGCACCTACACAACGTTCATGCTCAAGGGTGGAAAGGAAGTGGCCGTGATAGATTCTTTAACGTTGACGGTGGCGAGCGATGCGTGCCGGGCCGCGATCGCGGAGCGCAGAGACATGATCATGGACAGTCTCATGCTCATATTCCTGAGCAAGGAGAAATCGGAGCTCAACACGGCCGCAGGCATAGAACTGCTCAAGAAACAGATACGAGCCATGGTGAACGAGGTCACCGGGTTCACGGGTGAGAGAGAAAGGCTCGGAGTCATAGGGGTCTATCTGTACATAAAGGCCATCAGCTCCGTCGAGTGA
- a CDS encoding flagellar FlbD family protein, with protein MIWLTRLKGQRFVLNAEMIETVEALPDTTITLFNGKKYIVQESVEEVVRRVIEYKKQAYPVLDLLRYIPHEREG; from the coding sequence ATGATCTGGCTGACGCGCCTCAAGGGCCAGAGGTTCGTGCTCAACGCCGAGATGATAGAAACAGTTGAAGCCCTACCGGACACGACGATAACGCTCTTCAACGGCAAAAAATACATCGTGCAAGAAAGCGTCGAAGAGGTCGTCCGCCGAGTGATAGAATACAAAAAGCAAGCCTATCCGGTGCTCGATTTGCTCAGGTATATCCCTCACGAGAGGGAGGGATGA
- a CDS encoding flagellar motor protein MotB, translated as MPRKKRSYEAPKASWLTTYGDMVTLLLTFFVLLFSMSTISPGKFQQITVGLRSPLTGMPPSVLTGGKSLAEEPLITSRRGVYEELMRIAEEYKGKITIQERDEGTVIIMQDMAFFEPASAKLTIEAKTLLGRIGSLIIEHTTNVIQVYGYADDRPVPADSIYVSNWHLSSARAASVIQFFTDELKRRRAVERLADVRAGRFDPDYFYDPQRFYPIGMGDWPIRKEIETLQKEIEIERNLLLEKFRAGEISREQYTASMSELDNRYEARLNQLRNVYRRIDILIKRERAK; from the coding sequence ATGCCTCGAAAGAAGAGAAGCTACGAGGCACCGAAGGCGAGCTGGCTCACCACCTACGGTGACATGGTGACACTGCTTTTGACGTTCTTCGTGCTTTTGTTCTCCATGTCCACAATAAGTCCCGGAAAGTTCCAGCAGATCACTGTCGGTCTGAGATCACCTCTCACGGGAATGCCACCGAGCGTTCTGACGGGCGGAAAGAGCCTGGCAGAGGAACCCCTCATCACCTCAAGACGGGGAGTTTACGAAGAACTCATGAGGATCGCCGAAGAATACAAGGGCAAGATCACGATACAGGAAAGGGACGAAGGTACGGTCATAATCATGCAGGACATGGCGTTCTTCGAGCCCGCGAGTGCCAAGCTCACAATCGAGGCGAAGACGTTGCTCGGAAGGATTGGTTCTCTGATCATCGAGCACACGACGAACGTGATACAGGTTTATGGCTATGCCGACGATCGGCCGGTCCCGGCAGATTCCATCTACGTTTCGAACTGGCATTTGAGCAGTGCGAGGGCCGCGAGTGTTATACAATTTTTTACGGACGAATTGAAACGTCGCAGGGCTGTTGAAAGACTGGCAGACGTCAGGGCGGGCAGGTTTGACCCGGACTACTTCTACGATCCTCAGAGGTTCTACCCTATAGGAATGGGAGACTGGCCGATAAGAAAAGAGATAGAGACTCTCCAGAAAGAAATAGAGATCGAAAGGAACCTGCTCCTGGAAAAATTCAGAGCCGGAGAGATCTCGAGAGAGCAGTACACAGCCTCGATGAGCGAGCTGGATAATCGTTACGAAGCCCGTCTGAACCAGTTGCGGAACGTTTACCGCAGGATAGACATACTCATAAAACGCGAGAGGGCAAAGTAG
- a CDS encoding motility protein A: MDLSTVLGVLMAFGMIFFGIFIGKSAPSAFVDLPSVFITIGGALASTIASHPKERSFRILSVIMSTFKEPKIDNIGLVRTLVSFSEKARREGLLSLEENLNEIDDPFMKKALQLVIDGTDPELLKSMMEAEMDLIEEDLMANKAMMDSAGSFAPAYGMIGTLIGLIGMLRTLNNPETIGPNMSVALVTTFYGSILSNAVFLPMGEKLGRRAIKILRQKQMILEGVLSIQAGENPRILEEKLKSFLTAEEKAAYEASLGREAA, encoded by the coding sequence GTGGATCTTTCGACGGTCCTTGGAGTGTTGATGGCCTTCGGAATGATATTCTTTGGCATATTCATCGGAAAATCTGCTCCATCCGCCTTCGTGGACCTGCCATCCGTGTTCATAACGATCGGCGGCGCGTTGGCCTCCACGATCGCCTCGCACCCTAAGGAAAGAAGCTTTAGAATCCTCAGTGTGATCATGTCCACGTTCAAAGAACCAAAGATCGACAACATCGGACTCGTGAGAACGCTCGTGTCTTTTTCGGAGAAGGCGAGAAGGGAAGGCTTGCTCTCCCTGGAAGAGAACCTGAACGAGATCGATGATCCTTTCATGAAAAAAGCGTTGCAGCTGGTGATAGATGGTACGGATCCTGAACTTTTGAAGAGCATGATGGAAGCCGAGATGGACCTCATAGAAGAAGACCTCATGGCGAACAAGGCGATGATGGATTCGGCAGGATCTTTTGCCCCCGCGTACGGAATGATAGGAACGCTCATCGGTCTGATAGGTATGTTGAGGACTTTGAACAACCCAGAAACCATAGGGCCGAACATGTCTGTCGCGCTGGTCACGACCTTCTACGGTTCGATCCTCTCGAACGCCGTGTTCTTACCTATGGGTGAGAAGCTCGGAAGGAGGGCGATAAAGATTCTGAGACAGAAACAGATGATCCTCGAGGGCGTGCTCTCCATTCAGGCAGGAGAAAACCCGAGGATTCTGGAAGAAAAGCTCAAATCCTTCCTCACCGCTGAAGAAAAGGCGGCCTACGAGGCTTCGCTCGGCAGGGAGGCTGCCTGA